The Leptodactylus fuscus isolate aLepFus1 chromosome 5, aLepFus1.hap2, whole genome shotgun sequence genome segment cctccaaagtgtggtattgtgtgaagaggcgcgtatctaatcctctggcatgtggaactatgattagacgcgcgtatctaatcctactgcatatggtactgtctgcagacgcgtgtatctaatcctatggcgtgtacaaatgtgtgcagacgcacgtatctaatgctctggagtgtggaactgtgtgtagacgcctgtatctaatcctttggcatgtggaaccgtgtgcagacgcgtgtatcaaatccttcagtgtgtggaactgtgtgcagaaatgcgtatttaatcctctggtgtgtgggactgtgtggagacccgtgtatctaatcctctggcatgtgatactgcgtgcagacatgtgtatctaatcctatggcgtgtacaactgtgtgaagacacgtgtatctaatcctcccctgtgtggtattgtgtgaagaggcgcgtatctaatcctacggcatgtggaactgtgtgtagaggcgtgtatccaattacccggcatgtggtactgtgtgcgcatatctaatcctatggcatgtgaactgtgtgtagacacgcgtatctaatcctcccccgtgtggtactgtgtgtaaacacgcgtatctaatcctcccctgtgtgatactgtgtgctgagacacgtatctaattctctggcttgtggtactgtatgcagagacacgtatctaatcctccaaagtgtggtattgtgtgaagaggcgcgtatctaatcctctggcatgtggaactatgattagacgcgcgtatctaatcctactgcatatggtactgtctgcagacgcgtgtatctaatcctatggcgtgtacaactgtgtgcagacgcgcgtatctaatcctctggaatgtggagctgtgtgtagacgcgtgtatctaatcctatggcatgtggtactctgtgcagacgcgtgtatctaatcctatggcgtgtacaaatgtgtgcagacgcacgtatctaatgctctggagtgtggaactgtgtgtagacgcctgtatctaatcctttggcatgtggaaccgtgtgcagacgcgtgtatcaaatccttcagtgtgtggaactgtgtgcagaaatgcgtatttaatcctctggtgtgtgggactgtgtggagacccgtgtatctaatcctctggcgtgtgatactgtgtgctgatctgtgtatctaatcctctggagtgtggaactgtgtgtagacgcctgtatctaatgcttcggcatgtggaaccgtgtgcaggcgcacgtatctaatcctatggcatgtggtactgtgtgcagaagtgcgtatttaatcctctggtgtgtgggactgtgtgcagacctgtgtatctaatcctatggcgtgtacaactatgtgaagacacgtgtatctaatcctcccctgtatggtattgtgtgaagaggcgcgtatctaatcctatggcgtgtggaactgtgtgtagacgcgcgtatccaatcccccggcatgtggtactgtgtgcagatgcggttatctaatcctgtggcatgtggtactgtgtgtagacgcgcgtatctaatcctcccccgtgtggtactgtgtgcagacgtgcatatctaatcctttggcgtgtggagctatgtgtagacgcgcgtatctaatcctactgcatgtggtactgtgtgcagatgcgtgtatctaatcctctggaatgtggaactgtgttcagacgcgcatatctaatcctctggaatgtggaactgtgtgcagacgcgtgtatctaatcctatggcgtgtacaaatgtgtgcagacgcacgtatctaatcctctggagtgtggaactgtgtgtacacgcctgtatctaatcctttggcatgtgaaaccatgtgcaaatgcacatatcaaatccttcagtgtgtggaactgtgtgcagaaatgcgtatttaatcctctggtgtgtgggactgtgtgcagacccgtgtatctaatcctctggcatgtgatactgtgtgctgatctgtgtatctaatcctctgatgcgtgtatctcagtttggatatcagtgttgtattgtgcatgtggagtgaccgtgtgtattgcagttggaatatgagtgaaagacttgcaggtttgtattggctaagggggaggggcactgtatttggaatgctgtatctcagcaacggtacgtccgagcgagttggagtcttgtcttaaaccttcccggatacctgaagtatctctgtaccaaatttggtgaagatcggtccagtcgtttggttcgcattagagtacagacagacagacagacagacagacggacagacagacagacagacagacaagaattcatttttataagatagggagatatccccaggttataccagctgtacatttatcattatatacagtatatacccaggttataccggctgtacatatataattatatacagtatatacccaggttacaccggccgtacgtatataattatatacaggagatacccaggttataccagctgtacatatataattacatacagtatatacccaggttataccggctgtacatatataattatatacattatatacccaggttataccggctgtacatatataattatatacagtatatacccaggttataccggccgtacgtatataattatatacagtatatacccaggttataccggctgtacatgtataattatatccagtatatatccaggttataccggccgtacatatataattatatacagtacatacccaggttataccagctgtacatatataattatatacagtatatacccaggttataccggctgtacatatataattatatacagtatatacccaggttataccagctgtacatgtataattatatccagtatatacccaggttataccggctgtacatatataattatatacagtacatacccaggttataccagctgtacatatataattatatacagtatatacccaggttataccggctgtacatatataattatatacagtatatacccaggttataccggctgtacatatataattatatacagtacatacccaggttataccggctgtacatatataattatatacagtatatacccaggttataccggctgtacatatatattatatgcagtatatacccaggttataccagctgtacatatataattatatacagtatatacccaggttataccggctgtacatatataattatatacagtatatacccaggttataccggccgtacgtatataattatatacagtatatacccaggttataccggctgtacatgtataattatatccagtatatacccaggttatacccgccgtacatatataattatatacagtacatacccaggttataccagctgtacatatataattatatacagtatatacccaggttataccggctgtacatatataattatatacagtatatacccaggttatactggctgtacatatataattatatacaggagatacccaggttataccggctgtacatatataattatatacagtatatacccaggttataccggccgtacgtatataattatatgcagtatatacccaggttatagcagctgtacgtatataattatatacagtatatacccaggttataccagctgttaTTTGATATATTTGGGTCCATGGTCTTGTCTGACTGAAGCTTTTTCCACTTTCCAGGCAGTTCACACGGGGAATGAGACAATAGTTTCCAGATTCATCCTGTTGGGGTTTCAGAGTCTTCATCACTACCAGATTCTCTTGTTTCTATTTTTCCTCCTGGTTTTTTTGGCCACCATTTTGGGTAacctcctcatcatcatcctgGTGTCCCTCAGCGAGAACCTCAGCTCCCCTATGTACTTCTTCCTATGTCACCTCTCGTCATGTGACCTTCTGCTTTCGGCAGTCATTGTCCCTTTGATGCTTCATATTATATCCACAGACAGTGGATCGGTGTCGTTTTTCCGTTGCTTCACCCAGTTTTACCTTTTTGGTGCCCTGGCCACCACTGAATGTCTTCTCCTCTCAGTAATGTCCTATGACCGATACGTGGCCATCTGTAACCCCCTCCGTTACTTTTCTATCATGGACTTTCAGAGGCGCCTCCATCTGGTTTTTTGGTGTTGGGTCATTTCCTTCTCTGTCATGTTGAACACAGCCTTTAATGTGAAGAAGTTGCAGTTCTGTGGACCCAACATCATCGATCACTTCTTCTGTGATCTGGCCCCACTCCTCCAACTTTCCTGCTCAGACACATCTTTTGTGGAGATGGTGAACCTTTTGACCGGTGTCCCTGCCACTTTTTGTCCTCTACTGTATATCACCGGGACATACACGTCTATATTTGTTACCATACTAAAAATTCCTACCACAACTGGGAGACAAAAAGCCTTCTTCACCTGCAGCTCGCACTTGACCGTGGTCTGCCTCTATTATGGGTCACTCATGGTGGCCTATTTGTTCTTATCGAAGA includes the following:
- the LOC142204226 gene encoding olfactory receptor 6P1-like, translating into MREKAAYSIIPDNTQVIAEQHGEDPECHIGRMEVTDLQAVHTGNETIVSRFILLGFQSLHHYQILLFLFFLLVFLATILGNLLIIILVSLSENLSSPMYFFLCHLSSCDLLLSAVIVPLMLHIISTDSGSVSFFRCFTQFYLFGALATTECLLLSVMSYDRYVAICNPLRYFSIMDFQRRLHLVFWCWVISFSVMLNTAFNVKKLQFCGPNIIDHFFCDLAPLLQLSCSDTSFVEMVNLLTGVPATFCPLLYITGTYTSIFVTILKIPTTTGRQKAFFTCSSHLTVVCLYYGSLMVAYLFLSKNQTSGVNKILSLLYTVVTPLVNPIIYSLRNREIKVAFYKLVNRDRRTLQDGLHKSVLD